From one Rhodamnia argentea isolate NSW1041297 chromosome 1, ASM2092103v1, whole genome shotgun sequence genomic stretch:
- the LOC115750255 gene encoding uncharacterized protein LOC115750255, giving the protein MGRSRRKYKKSRPKVRVGLPKKNPRVVKAAFNLPPKLRSFIRDSVSGGADIEWDDMGSVIRNYKSFGVVSNPNLLGVRSRNSHTVESGVLQVPPPPQPSDEAAEAAECDLIDSGSDLEEDDLKSALGKKRRDGKSAPPQPLTAMQRVHVGRLIEKYGDDYQAMFRDMKLNAMQHSVATLEKLCKRYRMYGDKNPLIRSC; this is encoded by the exons atggggaGGTCAAGGAGAAAGTACAAGAAATCGAGGCCGAAGGTTCGAGTCGGCCTCCCGAAGAAGAACCCCAGAGTCGTCAAAGCCGCCTTCAACCTCCCTCCGAAGCTGCGGTCCTTCATCCGGGACTCCGTCTCAGGCGGCGCCGACATCGAGTGGGACGACATGGGAAGCGTCATCCGGAACTACAAGTCCTTCGGCGTTGTCTCCAACCCTAATCTGCTCGGGGTCCGATCGCGCAACTCTCACACCGTCGAGAGCGGCGTCCTCCAGGTCCCGCCCCCTCCTCAGCCGTCCGATGAGGCCGCCGAAGCTGCGGAATGCGACCTGATCGACTCGGGTAGCGATCTCGAAGAAGACG ATTTGAAATCAGCTCTcgggaagaaaagaagagatggaAAATCTGCACCTCCGCAGCCATTGACTGCCATGCAACGTGTTCACGTTGGGCGGTTGATCGAGAAATACGGAGATGACTATCAG GCGATGTTCAGGGATATGAAGTTGAACGCGATGCAGCATTCGGTTGCAACTTTGGAGAAGCTGTGTAAAAGGTATCGCATGTATGGGGATAAGAATCCTTTGATTCGTTCTTGTTAG
- the LOC115750249 gene encoding thiamine pyrophosphokinase 1 isoform X1, protein MDVIRHCSSFLLPSPSHAAGTDGRPTPAYALVVLNQRLPRFTPLLWEHAQVRMCADGGANRVYDEMPGLLPHEDAVAIRNRYKPEVIKGDMDSIRTEIMDFYRKLGTKIVDESHDQDTTDLHKCVSYIRDSTPELDKSNLCILVAGALGGRFDHEIGNINVLCRFSDMRIILISDDCLIQLLPRTHHHEIHILSSVEGPHCGLVPIGIPSKSTTTTGLQWDLADTEMKFGGLISTSNIAREETVTVRSDSDLLWTISIKKP, encoded by the exons ATGGACGTCATCCGCCACtgctcctccttcctcctcccctccccctcccaCGCCGCCGGAACCGATGGCCGCCCCACTCCGGCTTACGCGCTCGTCGTGCTCAACCAGCGGCTCCCGCGATTCACTCCTCTCCTCTGGGAGCACG CACAGGTACGTATGTGTGCCGACGGGGGCGCGAATCGCGTGTACGACGAAATGCCTGGCTTGCTCCCGCACGAAGACGCTGTCGCTATCAGAAACAG GTATAAACCTGAAGTCATAAAAGGAGATATGGATTCGATTCGGACAGAAATAATGGATTTTTACAGAAAGCTG GGAACAAAAATTGTAGATGAATCTCATGATCAAGACACTACTGATCTTCACAAGTGTGTGTCATACATCCGTGATTCTACACCCGAGCTGGACAAGTCTAAT CTATGTATTCTTGTTGCTGGAGCACTTGGTGGACGATTTGACCATGAGATTGGAAACATTAATGTGCTGTGTCGTTTCTCAGACATGCGAATTATCCTTATTTCGGATGATTGCCTAATACAATTACTTCCGAGGACTCACCATCATGAGATCCATATTTTGTCATCTGTTGAGGGTCCGCATTGTGGACTCGTTCCTATCGGGATACCTTCCAAAAGTACTACAACAACAGGTCTCCAGTGGGATCTCG CTGACACTGAGATGAAGTTTGGTGGCTTAATAAGCACGTCCAACATTGCCAGAGAGGAGACAGTCACAGTTCGTTCCGACTCAGATCTTCTTTGGACAATATCCATTAAAAAGCCTTGA
- the LOC115750249 gene encoding thiamine pyrophosphokinase 1 isoform X2, with amino-acid sequence MCADGGANRVYDEMPGLLPHEDAVAIRNRYKPEVIKGDMDSIRTEIMDFYRKLGTKIVDESHDQDTTDLHKCVSYIRDSTPELDKSNLCILVAGALGGRFDHEIGNINVLCRFSDMRIILISDDCLIQLLPRTHHHEIHILSSVEGPHCGLVPIGIPSKSTTTTGLQWDLADTEMKFGGLISTSNIAREETVTVRSDSDLLWTISIKKP; translated from the exons ATGTGTGCCGACGGGGGCGCGAATCGCGTGTACGACGAAATGCCTGGCTTGCTCCCGCACGAAGACGCTGTCGCTATCAGAAACAG GTATAAACCTGAAGTCATAAAAGGAGATATGGATTCGATTCGGACAGAAATAATGGATTTTTACAGAAAGCTG GGAACAAAAATTGTAGATGAATCTCATGATCAAGACACTACTGATCTTCACAAGTGTGTGTCATACATCCGTGATTCTACACCCGAGCTGGACAAGTCTAAT CTATGTATTCTTGTTGCTGGAGCACTTGGTGGACGATTTGACCATGAGATTGGAAACATTAATGTGCTGTGTCGTTTCTCAGACATGCGAATTATCCTTATTTCGGATGATTGCCTAATACAATTACTTCCGAGGACTCACCATCATGAGATCCATATTTTGTCATCTGTTGAGGGTCCGCATTGTGGACTCGTTCCTATCGGGATACCTTCCAAAAGTACTACAACAACAGGTCTCCAGTGGGATCTCG CTGACACTGAGATGAAGTTTGGTGGCTTAATAAGCACGTCCAACATTGCCAGAGAGGAGACAGTCACAGTTCGTTCCGACTCAGATCTTCTTTGGACAATATCCATTAAAAAGCCTTGA